In the Sarcophilus harrisii chromosome 1, mSarHar1.11, whole genome shotgun sequence genome, one interval contains:
- the LOC116419591 gene encoding ATP-sensitive inward rectifier potassium channel 12 isoform X1: MTKWTSFKAIEPSKPATQWCSFRQRRRLTLPVSDSLGGVPDRGTGSTSSQPVRKADRRLSSSWPRAKRPPALCDQASAPGPNGTLPNLLDLSAGHICKTLDFSQRGAGPSGSSGTGGSPKIQGTPPAHNASSSGMTAGRVNPYSIVSSEEDGLHLATMPGANGFGNGKIHTRRKCRNRFVKKNGQCNIEFANMDDKSQRYLADMFTTCVDIRWRYMLLIFSLAFLVSWLLFGVIFWVIAIVHGDMEKSLDERNYKPCIQQVHGFMAAFLFSIETQTTIGYGLRCVTEECPIAVFMVVVQSIVGCIIDSFMIGAIMAKMARPKKRAQTLLFSHNAVVAMRDGKLCLMWRVGNLRKSHIVEAHVRAQLIKPRVTEEGEYIPLDQIDIDVGFDKGLDRIFLVSPITILHEIDEESPLFGISRQDLETDDFEIVVILEGMVEATAMTTQARSSYLANEILWGHRFEPVLFEEKNQYKIDYSHFHKTYEVPSTPRCSAKDLVENKFLLPSTNSFCYENELAFMSRDEDEEEEDDSRGLDDLSPENRHEFDRLQATIALDQRSYRRESEI, encoded by the exons ATGACAAAGTGGACTTCCTTCAAGGCCATTGAGCCCTCCAAACCTGCAACCCAATGGTGTTCCTTTAGGCAGAGACGGCGCCTGACACTCCCGGTCAGTGACTCCCTTGGTGGGGTCCCGGACCGAGGGACAGGCTCTACTTCCAGCCAACCTGTCAGAAAAGCAGACCGGAGACTATCATCATCCTGGCCCAGGGCCAAACGCCCTCCAGCATTATGTGACCAGGCCTCTGCCCCTGGCCCCAATG GTACTCTCCCCAACTTATTGGACCTGAGCGCTGGCCACATCTGTAAAACTTTGGACTTCTCTCAGAGGGGAGCAGGCCCCAGTGGGTCGTCAGGGACAGGGGGGAGTCCAAAGATCCAAGGGACCCCCCCGGCCCACAACGCCAGTTCCTCAGGGATGACTGCAGGGAGGGTCAACCCTTATAGTATAGTATCCTCCGAAGAAGACGGATTGCATCTAGCCACAATGCCAGGAGCCAATGGCTTTGGCAATGGCAAAATCCACACGCGCAGGAAATGTCGTAACCGCTTTGTCAAAAAGAATGGCCAGTGCAACATTGAGTTTGCCAACATGGACGACAAGTCTCAGAGGTACCTGGCTGACATGTTCACGACCTGTGTGGATATCCGGTGGAGATATATGCTACTGATTTTCTCTCTTGCCTTCCTGGTTTCTTGGTTGCTCTTTGGGGTGATTTTCTGGGTCATCGCTATTGTGCACGGGGACATGGAGAAATCCCTGGACGAGAGGAACTACAAGCCCTGCATTCAGCAGGTGCACGGCTTCATGGCTGCCTTCTTGTTCTCCATTGAGACGCAGACGACCATCGGCTACGGCCTCCGTTGTGTGACGGAGGAGTGCCCCATTGCCGTGTTCATGGTGGTGGTACAGTCTATTGTTGGCTGTATCATAGACTCCTTCATGATTGGGGCCATCATGGCCAAGATGGCCAGGCCCAAGAAACGGGCCCAGACCTTGCTCTTCAGCCATAACGCGGTGGTGGCCATGAGAGATGGGAAGCTTTGCCTTATGTGGCGGGTGGGGAACTTACGCAAGAGTCACATCGTGGAGGCTCACGTTAGAGCTCAGCTGATCAAGCCGAGGGTCACCGAAGAAGGGGAGTACATCCCCCTTGACCAGATCGACATTGATGTCGGCTTTGACAAAGGTCTAGACCGCATCTTTTTGGTGTCCCCCATTACCATCCTCCACGAGATCGATGAGGAGAGCCCCCTGTTTGGGATCAGCCGGCAGGACTTGGAAACTGATGACTTTGAGATCGTGGTCATCTTGGAAGGGATGGTGGAGGCCACGGCCATGACCACGCAGGCCAGGAGTTCCTACCTGGCCAACGAGATCCTCTGGGGTCACCGCTTTGAGCCCGTCCTGTTTGAGGAGAAAAACCAATATAAAATCGACTATTCTCACTTTCACAAAACCTATGAGGTCCCATCCACGCCCCGTTGCAGTGCCAAGGACTTGGTAGAAAATAAGTTTTTGCTCCCAAGCACCAACTCCTTTTGCTATGAGAACGAACTGGCTTTCATGAGTCGggatgaagatgaggaggaggaggatgacagTCGAGGTCTGGATGACCTGAGCCCTGAAAACAGACATGAGTTTGATAGACTTCAGGCCACAATAGCTCTTGATCAGAGATCTTACAGAAGGGAGTCAGAAATCTGA
- the LOC116419591 gene encoding ATP-sensitive inward rectifier potassium channel 12 isoform X2: MTAGRVNPYSIVSSEEDGLHLATMPGANGFGNGKIHTRRKCRNRFVKKNGQCNIEFANMDDKSQRYLADMFTTCVDIRWRYMLLIFSLAFLVSWLLFGVIFWVIAIVHGDMEKSLDERNYKPCIQQVHGFMAAFLFSIETQTTIGYGLRCVTEECPIAVFMVVVQSIVGCIIDSFMIGAIMAKMARPKKRAQTLLFSHNAVVAMRDGKLCLMWRVGNLRKSHIVEAHVRAQLIKPRVTEEGEYIPLDQIDIDVGFDKGLDRIFLVSPITILHEIDEESPLFGISRQDLETDDFEIVVILEGMVEATAMTTQARSSYLANEILWGHRFEPVLFEEKNQYKIDYSHFHKTYEVPSTPRCSAKDLVENKFLLPSTNSFCYENELAFMSRDEDEEEEDDSRGLDDLSPENRHEFDRLQATIALDQRSYRRESEI; encoded by the coding sequence ATGACTGCAGGGAGGGTCAACCCTTATAGTATAGTATCCTCCGAAGAAGACGGATTGCATCTAGCCACAATGCCAGGAGCCAATGGCTTTGGCAATGGCAAAATCCACACGCGCAGGAAATGTCGTAACCGCTTTGTCAAAAAGAATGGCCAGTGCAACATTGAGTTTGCCAACATGGACGACAAGTCTCAGAGGTACCTGGCTGACATGTTCACGACCTGTGTGGATATCCGGTGGAGATATATGCTACTGATTTTCTCTCTTGCCTTCCTGGTTTCTTGGTTGCTCTTTGGGGTGATTTTCTGGGTCATCGCTATTGTGCACGGGGACATGGAGAAATCCCTGGACGAGAGGAACTACAAGCCCTGCATTCAGCAGGTGCACGGCTTCATGGCTGCCTTCTTGTTCTCCATTGAGACGCAGACGACCATCGGCTACGGCCTCCGTTGTGTGACGGAGGAGTGCCCCATTGCCGTGTTCATGGTGGTGGTACAGTCTATTGTTGGCTGTATCATAGACTCCTTCATGATTGGGGCCATCATGGCCAAGATGGCCAGGCCCAAGAAACGGGCCCAGACCTTGCTCTTCAGCCATAACGCGGTGGTGGCCATGAGAGATGGGAAGCTTTGCCTTATGTGGCGGGTGGGGAACTTACGCAAGAGTCACATCGTGGAGGCTCACGTTAGAGCTCAGCTGATCAAGCCGAGGGTCACCGAAGAAGGGGAGTACATCCCCCTTGACCAGATCGACATTGATGTCGGCTTTGACAAAGGTCTAGACCGCATCTTTTTGGTGTCCCCCATTACCATCCTCCACGAGATCGATGAGGAGAGCCCCCTGTTTGGGATCAGCCGGCAGGACTTGGAAACTGATGACTTTGAGATCGTGGTCATCTTGGAAGGGATGGTGGAGGCCACGGCCATGACCACGCAGGCCAGGAGTTCCTACCTGGCCAACGAGATCCTCTGGGGTCACCGCTTTGAGCCCGTCCTGTTTGAGGAGAAAAACCAATATAAAATCGACTATTCTCACTTTCACAAAACCTATGAGGTCCCATCCACGCCCCGTTGCAGTGCCAAGGACTTGGTAGAAAATAAGTTTTTGCTCCCAAGCACCAACTCCTTTTGCTATGAGAACGAACTGGCTTTCATGAGTCGggatgaagatgaggaggaggaggatgacagTCGAGGTCTGGATGACCTGAGCCCTGAAAACAGACATGAGTTTGATAGACTTCAGGCCACAATAGCTCTTGATCAGAGATCTTACAGAAGGGAGTCAGAAATCTGA